A DNA window from Candidatus Protochlamydia naegleriophila contains the following coding sequences:
- the floA gene encoding flotillin-like protein FloA (flotillin-like protein involved in membrane lipid rafts) — protein sequence MSVLLQGMSDNVSMEFYFLVFVLAVILIIILSILGKFISLWFQAFVSGTPIPLFNIIGMSLRKIPPRVIVNARINLFKAGLKQISVGDLETHYLAGGHVPNVVEALIAADKANIPLDWRRATAIDLAGRDIKAAVQTSVNPRVIDCPSHGGYITGVAKDGIQLNCRARVTVRTNIAQLVGGATEETIVARVGEGIVSAIGGSDTHKQVLESPQRISKLVLEKGLDSSTAFLILSIDIVEINLGENIGAKLRTDQAESDIRIAKAEAEKRRTMAVAQEQENLAKVRDMEAKLVEAQAAVPLAMAEAFRTGKLGIMDYQRIQNIQSDTDMRSALAKPDVEKKQNQG from the coding sequence ATGTCGGTTTTATTACAGGGGATGTCTGACAATGTGAGTATGGAATTTTATTTTCTTGTGTTTGTGTTGGCTGTCATTCTCATTATTATTTTGAGTATTTTGGGCAAATTTATCAGTTTGTGGTTTCAAGCTTTTGTATCGGGAACGCCCATTCCTCTATTTAATATTATTGGGATGAGTTTGCGCAAAATCCCACCTAGAGTGATCGTCAATGCTCGCATCAATTTATTTAAGGCGGGGCTTAAGCAAATCAGCGTCGGCGATTTAGAGACGCACTATTTGGCTGGCGGCCATGTGCCAAACGTTGTTGAGGCTCTGATTGCAGCCGATAAGGCCAATATTCCACTAGACTGGCGCAGAGCGACAGCTATCGACCTTGCAGGCAGAGATATTAAGGCTGCGGTTCAAACCTCGGTTAATCCACGCGTGATCGATTGTCCAAGTCATGGCGGGTATATTACAGGGGTTGCCAAGGATGGGATTCAATTAAATTGCCGCGCTCGTGTAACGGTTAGAACTAACATTGCCCAGCTAGTCGGCGGTGCAACAGAAGAGACAATTGTTGCAAGAGTTGGTGAGGGGATCGTGAGCGCCATCGGCGGATCGGATACTCATAAACAGGTTCTTGAATCTCCACAGCGCATTTCTAAACTTGTGTTGGAAAAGGGGCTCGACTCTTCGACAGCTTTCTTGATTCTTTCTATCGACATTGTCGAAATTAATCTTGGAGAAAACATTGGCGCGAAATTGCGAACAGACCAAGCGGAGTCGGATATTCGCATTGCTAAAGCCGAGGCAGAAAAACGTCGCACGATGGCTGTCGCACAGGAACAAGAAAATCTAGCCAAAGTGAGAGACATGGAGGCTAAGCTTGTTGAGGCGCAAGCAGCGGTTCCTTTAGCCATGGCTGAGGCTTTTAGAACTGGAAAGCTTGGAATCATGGATTATCAGCGCATCCAAAATATTCAGTCGGATACGGATATGCGGAGCGCTTTGGCGAAGCCGGATGTTGAAAAGAAACAAAACCAGGGCTAG
- a CDS encoding YggS family pyridoxal phosphate-dependent enzyme — MMESIADRYRMIQDSIWQRAMACGRKPEEVALIAVTKTHPPSFIQEAYQAGGRHFGENRVQELLPKIPALPNDCNWHLIGSLQSNKVGKVLDSSIKLIHSVDSLALAEKIAFAGQARQKETPILLQVNISGEASKHGFSQECWEAVLERVAQLPALRIEGLMTIAPFTNDQVLIRSCFKALAHLRDKWKGYMQNPAIFSHLSMGMTNDYEIAIEEGATLVRIGSAIFGGRPLVRH; from the coding sequence ATGATGGAGTCAATTGCTGATCGCTATCGGATGATTCAAGATTCTATATGGCAAAGAGCTATGGCTTGTGGACGCAAACCTGAAGAGGTGGCGCTCATTGCCGTGACTAAAACACATCCCCCTTCTTTCATTCAAGAGGCGTATCAGGCAGGGGGGCGTCACTTCGGTGAAAATCGGGTGCAGGAGCTTTTGCCAAAAATACCTGCTTTGCCAAACGATTGCAATTGGCATCTAATAGGCAGTCTTCAAAGCAATAAAGTGGGCAAGGTATTAGATTCTTCAATTAAACTCATCCACTCTGTCGATAGCCTTGCACTAGCCGAAAAAATTGCCTTTGCGGGCCAAGCAAGGCAAAAAGAAACGCCCATTTTGCTGCAGGTCAATATTTCTGGTGAGGCATCTAAGCATGGCTTCTCGCAGGAGTGTTGGGAAGCCGTGCTGGAAAGGGTGGCTCAACTTCCCGCCTTGAGAATCGAAGGATTGATGACCATTGCTCCTTTTACCAATGATCAAGTTCTTATCCGCAGTTGTTTTAAGGCTCTCGCCCATTTAAGGGATAAATGGAAAGGATATATGCAGAATCCCGCTATTTTTTCTCACTTGTCGATGGGAATGACCAATGATTATGAGATAGCCATTGAAGAGGGAGCCACGCTTGTGAGAATTGGGTCGGCCATTTTTGGCGGCCGCCCCTTGGTAAGGCACTAG
- a CDS encoding tetratricopeptide repeat protein, whose translation MQISHFFSTQFFHGFKDKLIESLSPQQKLICQIASTALVGVAAVYGLIFCYRKLKAAILNSIPHPTLSQQPLSSPLQPFTPSNEAERRQTSEPDFLQNPFPSLANNEAVNVWNKASELNKQGKPEEALVEIELALATDSRNLLLGIYGETLRVLGKLDQSIEVFHECLTLDPRNDYVLASYAQILHMQGKLDEAAAEFEKSLDINPTRLFAVTHYVKLLCNQDKNAEAAAVLRKYLENIPDDAEILSWLGDILRNQKKQFEAADVFEKVLSIDPTHRFALASYGDSLRMLYQFDKAAAVLKKHLELYPDNTFALSSYGDVLRFQKKFDESAHVLNHCLKLDPEDDFALGCLGQVHLDQGNIQEATRLFSEVLQLNDENTFALTGYGVLFRLEGKLAQSLVWLEKSVALDPDSETLGEYAETLRCLDRPEEALPHFEKALTDEPQKISWFLGAARCLCMLGRLPEARVKFQAVLDIEPSHKEALDGYNLCEDPNWGQAI comes from the coding sequence ATGCAAATTTCCCATTTTTTTAGCACACAATTCTTTCATGGATTTAAAGATAAATTAATTGAATCCCTAAGTCCTCAGCAAAAATTAATCTGCCAGATTGCATCGACTGCCCTTGTAGGTGTAGCAGCAGTTTATGGGCTCATCTTTTGTTATCGCAAGTTAAAGGCTGCTATTCTCAATAGCATACCACATCCAACTTTAAGCCAACAGCCTCTTTCAAGCCCTTTACAACCTTTCACTCCAAGCAACGAAGCTGAAAGACGTCAAACATCTGAGCCAGATTTTCTCCAGAATCCTTTCCCCTCTCTTGCAAATAACGAAGCCGTAAATGTATGGAACAAAGCAAGCGAGTTAAATAAACAGGGTAAGCCTGAAGAAGCATTAGTAGAAATCGAGTTAGCTTTGGCTACCGACTCTAGAAATCTATTATTAGGAATTTACGGAGAAACTCTTCGGGTGCTAGGAAAATTAGACCAGTCAATAGAGGTCTTTCACGAATGTTTAACTCTCGATCCAAGAAATGACTATGTTTTAGCCTCCTATGCACAAATCCTCCATATGCAAGGCAAGTTAGATGAGGCGGCTGCAGAGTTCGAGAAATCCCTGGACATTAATCCCACTAGACTTTTTGCAGTCACTCATTATGTGAAACTCTTATGCAATCAGGATAAAAATGCTGAAGCCGCAGCCGTTTTAAGAAAGTACTTAGAAAACATACCTGATGATGCGGAAATTTTAAGCTGGCTTGGTGACATTTTAAGAAATCAAAAGAAACAATTTGAGGCGGCGGATGTATTTGAAAAAGTACTAAGCATTGATCCTACCCATCGCTTTGCGCTAGCCTCATATGGTGACTCTTTACGCATGTTGTATCAATTTGATAAAGCCGCTGCAGTCCTAAAAAAGCACCTGGAGCTTTATCCTGACAACACTTTTGCGTTAAGTTCATATGGGGATGTTCTCCGATTCCAAAAAAAATTCGACGAATCTGCCCATGTTTTAAATCATTGCCTAAAACTCGATCCAGAAGACGATTTTGCCTTAGGTTGCTTAGGACAAGTTCATTTGGATCAAGGCAACATCCAAGAAGCTACACGTCTATTTTCTGAAGTCTTGCAGCTTAATGACGAAAATACATTTGCCCTGACAGGCTATGGTGTGCTCTTTCGTTTGGAAGGCAAGCTTGCTCAATCGTTGGTCTGGCTAGAGAAGTCGGTTGCCCTTGATCCGGACTCAGAAACATTAGGAGAATACGCAGAAACTCTTCGTTGCCTGGATAGGCCAGAGGAGGCCCTTCCTCATTTTGAAAAAGCCTTGACAGATGAACCGCAAAAAATCAGCTGGTTCTTAGGAGCTGCCAGATGCTTATGCATGCTAGGTCGTCTGCCTGAAGCGCGAGTTAAATTTCAAGCTGTGCTAGATATCGAACCAAGCCATAAAGAAGCGCTGGACGGCTATAACTTATGCGAAGATCCGAATTGGGGACAAGCTATCTAA
- a CDS encoding dicarboxylate/amino acid:cation symporter, with protein MCTEVKHKINPNLFFALATICGVCSGYLQEPFIFSAAETISQLFINLLKLVSLPIIFLSIVSTASGMENMQQIKLLGKKVVKYTLLTTIIAASIALALFLAIDPVRGQIVADQTVALNGTQPSYLSFFIQIVPSNIIQPFSENNVIGVLFLAMLLSFAIVTLPVQHRTVLHSFFSSIYAAIITITRWIVAVMPIAIWAFITLFMRDLSQGLDVKSLALYLTVVLAANVIQAGVVLPTLLKIKGISPIRMARGMFPALSVAFFTKSSAAALPMAMRCAEENVGISRKVASFTLPLCTTINMNACAAFILTTVLFVSMSQGVTYSLAEMGLWVILATIAAIGNAGVPMGCYFLASAFLAAMNVPLNILGVILPFYTLIDMLESAINVWSDSCVAAVVNKEVQQEDSSLLESNTNLHLGAMNSVS; from the coding sequence ATGTGCACAGAAGTCAAACATAAAATAAATCCAAATTTATTTTTTGCTCTAGCGACTATCTGTGGCGTCTGTAGTGGGTACTTACAAGAGCCTTTCATTTTTAGTGCGGCCGAGACTATTTCTCAATTATTTATTAACCTTTTAAAGCTCGTCAGCCTGCCCATCATTTTTCTTTCCATTGTATCGACTGCATCGGGCATGGAAAATATGCAGCAAATTAAGTTGCTTGGCAAAAAGGTTGTCAAATACACGCTATTGACGACGATCATTGCGGCCAGCATTGCTTTAGCTTTATTTTTGGCCATCGATCCAGTTAGGGGGCAAATTGTTGCCGATCAAACGGTGGCATTGAATGGTACTCAACCAAGTTATCTCTCTTTTTTCATTCAAATTGTCCCTTCCAACATCATTCAGCCATTTAGTGAAAATAATGTGATAGGGGTATTATTCTTGGCGATGCTCTTGAGCTTTGCAATCGTTACTTTGCCAGTTCAGCACCGCACAGTCCTCCATTCATTTTTTTCGAGCATTTATGCAGCCATCATTACGATCACTCGCTGGATCGTGGCCGTTATGCCAATTGCGATTTGGGCGTTTATTACCCTTTTCATGCGCGATTTAAGTCAGGGATTAGATGTTAAAAGTTTAGCTCTTTACCTGACAGTTGTCCTTGCTGCGAATGTAATTCAGGCAGGCGTGGTTTTGCCGACTCTACTTAAAATCAAAGGGATTTCTCCCATTCGCATGGCGCGGGGTATGTTTCCGGCATTATCTGTTGCCTTTTTTACGAAATCATCGGCAGCGGCTTTGCCAATGGCGATGCGTTGTGCGGAAGAAAATGTGGGGATTTCTCGCAAAGTCGCAAGCTTTACATTGCCGCTATGCACGACCATCAACATGAATGCGTGTGCAGCCTTTATTCTAACGACAGTCTTATTTGTTTCAATGAGTCAAGGCGTCACCTATTCGTTGGCTGAAATGGGGCTTTGGGTTATTTTGGCAACTATTGCTGCGATTGGGAATGCTGGCGTCCCGATGGGATGCTACTTTTTGGCGAGCGCTTTTTTAGCGGCGATGAATGTTCCTCTCAATATTTTAGGGGTCATTTTACCTTTTTACACGCTCATTGACATGCTGGAAAGTGCGATCAATGTGTGGTCTGATTCATGTGTGGCTGCCGTGGTAAATAAGGAAGTTCAGCAAGAGGATTCTTCCTTGCTGGAATCGAATACAAATCTTCATCTAGGTGCCATGAATAGTGTCAGTTAG
- the pdhA gene encoding pyruvate dehydrogenase (acetyl-transferring) E1 component subunit alpha, translating into MIRNFELRAESAYQQGKIGGFFHAYIGQEAIQTAAVQALGPNNWYATSYRCHALALLLGATPDELMAELYGRATGNAMGRGGSMHFFTERLLGGFGIVTGQVPISTGAGFTLKYKGIKDQVSICFMGDGAVPQGSFHESLNLASLWNLPCIYVVENNQWGMGTAVQRAVCVDRLAEDKAPGYNMKGYTFDGMDFFNCYAGFEHVFKEVLETQRPVLIEVVTERFKGHSISDPGLYRSKENLKQIMTKDPILAMQAVLTEQGILTEEQIKEMDKELREKVIASMQFADNSPWPDLQTLEEDVFAP; encoded by the coding sequence TTGATTCGCAATTTTGAGTTGCGTGCCGAGTCTGCCTATCAGCAAGGAAAGATTGGTGGCTTTTTTCATGCCTATATAGGGCAAGAAGCGATTCAAACGGCGGCCGTTCAAGCTTTGGGGCCAAACAATTGGTATGCAACTTCTTATCGTTGTCACGCATTGGCTTTGCTTCTTGGTGCGACGCCTGATGAATTAATGGCAGAGTTGTACGGTCGTGCAACAGGAAATGCGATGGGGCGCGGCGGATCTATGCACTTTTTTACTGAGCGTCTGCTTGGGGGATTTGGTATTGTGACGGGCCAAGTGCCCATTTCGACGGGGGCGGGCTTTACCCTTAAATATAAGGGTATAAAAGATCAAGTCTCGATTTGCTTTATGGGAGACGGGGCTGTTCCCCAAGGATCTTTCCATGAATCTTTAAACTTGGCATCGCTTTGGAACCTTCCTTGCATTTACGTTGTCGAGAATAACCAATGGGGAATGGGAACAGCTGTTCAACGTGCAGTCTGCGTCGATCGCCTAGCTGAAGATAAAGCTCCAGGATATAACATGAAAGGTTACACTTTTGATGGAATGGACTTTTTCAATTGCTATGCCGGGTTTGAGCATGTTTTTAAAGAGGTTTTAGAGACGCAGCGCCCGGTCCTAATTGAAGTGGTAACAGAGCGTTTTAAAGGTCATTCAATTTCCGATCCAGGTCTTTATAGGTCAAAAGAAAACCTTAAGCAAATCATGACTAAAGATCCTATTTTAGCCATGCAAGCCGTGCTAACCGAGCAAGGGATTTTGACCGAAGAACAGATTAAAGAGATGGATAAAGAATTGCGCGAAAAGGTGATTGCGTCCATGCAATTTGCAGATAATAGTCCATGGCCGGATCTTCAAACTCTGGAAGAAGATGTTTTTGCCCCATAA
- a CDS encoding pyruvate dehydrogenase complex E1 component subunit beta, which translates to MDNGKQVVEMREALRQAIDEEMERDSAVFVMGEEVGEYNGAYKVTKGMLDKWGPTRIVDTPISELGFAGLCVGAAMTGLRPIVEFMSFNFSFVAADQMISNAIKMHYMSGNRFSVPMVFRGPNGAAAQVSSQHSHCVEAIYGNLPGWHIVAPSNSYDAKGLLKSAIRDNNPVLFLESELLYGDKMEIPTQEYLVPIGKAQVVIPGQDVTVITHSRMVNVCKEAAKELAKKGIRVELIDLRTIKPLDIATIATSVRKTSRCVIVEEGHVFAGIAAEVGFQIMEHCFGYLDAPLERVCQRETPMPYSKVLEKETIPNVERVLAAIYKTLQ; encoded by the coding sequence ATGGATAATGGAAAACAAGTCGTAGAAATGAGAGAAGCGCTTCGTCAAGCGATCGATGAAGAAATGGAGCGGGACTCTGCTGTTTTTGTCATGGGTGAAGAGGTTGGCGAATATAATGGCGCCTACAAAGTGACAAAAGGAATGTTGGATAAATGGGGCCCGACTCGTATTGTTGATACGCCTATTTCAGAGCTTGGCTTTGCAGGCTTATGCGTAGGAGCCGCCATGACAGGCTTAAGGCCTATTGTCGAATTTATGAGTTTTAATTTTTCCTTTGTTGCTGCTGATCAGATGATATCGAATGCAATAAAAATGCATTATATGTCAGGCAATCGCTTTTCTGTTCCGATGGTTTTTAGAGGGCCAAACGGTGCAGCGGCTCAGGTATCCAGTCAGCATTCCCACTGCGTAGAGGCTATTTACGGTAACTTGCCGGGCTGGCACATTGTGGCTCCGAGCAACTCTTACGATGCAAAGGGATTATTGAAGTCGGCGATTCGCGACAACAATCCAGTTCTCTTTTTGGAGTCGGAGCTGTTGTATGGGGATAAAATGGAGATTCCGACACAAGAATATCTCGTTCCTATCGGTAAGGCGCAAGTCGTCATTCCAGGGCAAGATGTTACCGTAATTACTCACAGCCGTATGGTCAATGTTTGTAAAGAAGCTGCCAAAGAATTGGCGAAAAAAGGGATACGCGTTGAGCTCATCGATCTTCGGACAATAAAGCCGTTAGACATTGCGACCATTGCAACATCTGTCCGCAAAACAAGTCGTTGCGTTATTGTAGAAGAAGGACACGTTTTTGCAGGAATTGCTGCTGAAGTAGGCTTTCAAATCATGGAGCACTGTTTTGGCTATCTAGATGCTCCTTTGGAAAGGGTTTGCCAGCGAGAGACACCGATGCCTTACTCTAAAGTTTTAGAAAAAGAGACGATTCCCAATGTGGAGAGGGTCTTAGCTGCAATCTATAAAACACTGCAATAA
- a CDS encoding pyruvate dehydrogenase complex dihydrolipoamide acetyltransferase, giving the protein MPFTLTMPKLSPTMEEGTLVKWHKKVGDSVQAGDLLIEVATDKATVEYNALDEGWVRQILVQEGEDAVVNQSIAVLTSDPNESLEGYQPQDVAKLQEEKKDVEEVPQAAKAQDEEPKRKGAVLQQPSFTPEPALENYVFQFPTERLEKRLLASPLAKKLAKEKGLDLSTVKGSGPNKRIMSRDLEKAQPANTVAFGHRENPSLPPGTYEELPLTPMRKVIGQRLQESKSFIPHFYVSLQIDAEPLVAVREQLKNGQIKVSVNDLVVRASALALRQHPAINCGFNSVNQSIIQFKTIDIAIAVSLESGLITPIVRHADFKNLGEISTEVRSLAQKARDGKLDPQEYKGGSFTISNLGMFGVSEFQAILNPPQAAILAVSGIQDVPVVRNGSVVPGKIMTLTLSVDHRVIDGVASAKFLQALKQLLENPALLLV; this is encoded by the coding sequence ATGCCTTTCACATTGACCATGCCAAAGCTTTCACCTACGATGGAAGAGGGAACGCTTGTTAAGTGGCATAAGAAAGTTGGAGACTCGGTTCAGGCAGGTGATCTGTTGATCGAAGTTGCAACAGATAAAGCGACTGTCGAATACAATGCTCTCGATGAGGGATGGGTGAGGCAAATTCTCGTTCAAGAAGGTGAGGATGCGGTTGTCAATCAATCCATTGCTGTTTTAACATCAGATCCCAATGAAAGCTTAGAGGGATATCAGCCTCAGGATGTCGCTAAGTTACAAGAAGAGAAAAAAGATGTCGAAGAAGTGCCTCAAGCTGCCAAAGCGCAAGATGAAGAGCCAAAGCGCAAGGGAGCTGTTCTTCAACAGCCTAGCTTTACTCCTGAGCCAGCTTTAGAAAACTATGTATTTCAGTTTCCAACAGAGAGGCTTGAAAAGCGCCTTTTAGCATCTCCTTTGGCAAAAAAGTTGGCTAAAGAAAAAGGGTTAGACTTATCAACAGTCAAAGGGAGTGGTCCGAACAAGCGTATCATGAGCCGCGATCTTGAAAAAGCCCAGCCGGCCAATACGGTGGCATTTGGTCACAGGGAAAACCCTTCCTTGCCTCCAGGCACTTACGAAGAGTTGCCTCTTACGCCCATGCGTAAAGTTATTGGGCAGCGCTTGCAAGAATCTAAATCTTTTATTCCTCATTTTTATGTTTCTCTGCAAATTGATGCTGAACCACTCGTGGCTGTAAGAGAGCAGTTGAAGAATGGTCAAATTAAAGTTTCGGTCAATGATTTGGTTGTAAGGGCCTCAGCCCTGGCATTGCGCCAACATCCTGCTATCAATTGCGGGTTTAATTCAGTCAATCAATCGATCATTCAATTTAAGACTATCGACATTGCCATCGCGGTCAGTTTGGAATCGGGACTCATTACACCGATTGTTAGGCATGCTGATTTTAAGAACCTGGGAGAAATATCTACCGAGGTCCGCTCGTTGGCGCAGAAAGCCCGCGACGGGAAACTCGATCCTCAAGAATATAAGGGAGGGTCTTTTACCATTTCAAATCTCGGCATGTTTGGTGTATCTGAGTTTCAAGCTATTTTGAACCCGCCTCAAGCGGCTATTTTGGCTGTGAGTGGAATTCAAGATGTTCCCGTTGTCCGCAATGGTTCAGTCGTGCCGGGTAAAATCATGACTCTAACCTTGTCGGTTGACCATCGCGTCATCGACGGCGTAGCTTCCGCTAAATTTTTGCAGGCTCTAAAGCAGCTTTTGGAGAATCCAGCCCTGCTTTTAGTTTAA
- a CDS encoding PP2C family serine/threonine-protein phosphatase: MSDFTLASHERGYQLSFYEFCTFPFTAPYAGRHQELSLTCKESYRYGHKIIAFVEKLPLLGVFVSLIERIVALSIQVFSCLFKDSSVNPRSEVDFPAKLDVREMPAPIVQQREPIALIEGDEQVKASEDPLAEVVPVNLSEVRMLKNLKKAFNEHRKKDPAQVAAMPRLDLSGSVRRKLSFNVQDAVLKGRRSSMEDSHFHRQLSNGYVLGICDGHGDGGRIAEYISLRCQQLFSEKWAEHSNNRIEAFSTLLAQIHQEVLEKQIAESGGSTAVICFIEKQTNRCYVATLGDSEAKLFRKVGGDISIFPLSCVRDWSSEKDAKRASSALDKPGIADNWPKALNSKYLRFPDPFYGVNVSRSIGDQEFNTLNGHPAVIQKPKVTLFELEKNDLLVLACDGVWDYVQNKELVDQVIAPCWLSDETDIAQEIAHFALDAKCSEDNISVIALRVI, encoded by the coding sequence ATGTCGGACTTTACTTTGGCTAGCCATGAAAGAGGTTATCAACTTTCTTTTTATGAGTTTTGTACTTTTCCTTTTACGGCGCCTTATGCAGGAAGGCATCAAGAGCTTTCTCTGACTTGCAAGGAAAGTTATCGCTATGGTCATAAGATTATTGCTTTCGTAGAAAAGCTTCCACTTTTAGGTGTTTTTGTCTCTTTGATAGAAAGGATTGTCGCTTTAAGCATACAGGTCTTTAGCTGTCTATTTAAGGACTCTAGTGTGAATCCACGATCTGAAGTAGATTTTCCCGCTAAACTGGATGTTCGTGAGATGCCGGCCCCGATCGTTCAGCAAAGGGAGCCTATAGCCCTTATAGAGGGAGATGAGCAAGTAAAGGCCTCGGAAGATCCACTTGCTGAAGTCGTTCCAGTTAACTTATCGGAAGTGCGCATGTTAAAGAATTTGAAAAAGGCCTTTAACGAGCATCGGAAAAAAGATCCTGCCCAAGTGGCTGCCATGCCAAGGCTTGATTTATCAGGTTCTGTGAGAAGGAAATTGTCTTTTAACGTGCAGGATGCTGTTTTAAAAGGTCGGCGCAGCTCAATGGAAGACTCCCATTTTCATAGACAGCTTTCGAATGGCTATGTGCTAGGGATCTGTGATGGGCATGGCGATGGAGGAAGGATTGCAGAGTACATCTCCTTGCGCTGTCAACAGCTATTTTCAGAGAAATGGGCAGAGCATTCAAATAATCGGATCGAGGCTTTCTCTACTTTATTGGCTCAGATTCATCAAGAAGTGCTCGAAAAGCAAATTGCTGAATCAGGGGGGAGTACGGCTGTTATTTGTTTTATTGAAAAGCAAACAAATCGCTGTTATGTGGCCACTCTTGGAGATTCAGAGGCTAAGTTGTTTAGGAAAGTGGGCGGGGACATTTCTATCTTTCCATTATCTTGTGTACGCGACTGGTCTTCTGAGAAAGACGCTAAGCGGGCATCGAGTGCCTTGGATAAGCCTGGCATTGCCGATAATTGGCCAAAGGCATTGAATTCTAAATATCTTAGATTCCCTGATCCCTTTTATGGCGTCAATGTAAGTCGTTCCATTGGAGATCAAGAATTTAATACGCTAAATGGTCATCCAGCTGTTATTCAGAAGCCCAAAGTGACACTGTTTGAATTAGAAAAAAACGATCTGCTCGTCTTGGCCTGCGATGGAGTTTGGGACTATGTGCAAAATAAAGAGTTGGTCGATCAGGTCATTGCTCCTTGTTGGCTGAGCGATGAAACAGATATAGCCCAAGAAATTGCCCATTTTGCATTGGACGCCAAGTGTAGCGAAGATAACATTTCAGTTATTGCTTTACGGGTGATTTAA
- the recR gene encoding recombination mediator RecR has protein sequence MMRYPEHLLKLIHMLKKFPGVGNKSAERFAFHLLTWPAEQLGELSDIVKSTKDKLKQCSSCGCLVDEESCYFCDFNKRDAQVICVTAFPRDVFSIEETHEYRGLYHVLGGVLSPLDNRGPEHLSIAKLKQRIRALNIKEVVIALDSTLEGDATSLFLKQELASYGIQISRLAFGIPMGSSLDYVDGGTLARALAGRNQF, from the coding sequence ATGATGCGTTATCCTGAGCATTTGTTGAAGTTGATTCACATGTTAAAGAAATTTCCAGGCGTTGGCAATAAGAGTGCCGAACGTTTTGCTTTTCATTTACTGACATGGCCAGCCGAGCAATTGGGGGAACTGAGCGATATTGTTAAGAGCACTAAAGATAAGTTAAAACAGTGTTCCTCTTGCGGGTGCTTAGTCGATGAGGAGAGCTGCTACTTTTGCGATTTCAATAAAAGGGATGCTCAGGTCATTTGTGTCACAGCTTTTCCTCGCGATGTCTTTTCGATTGAAGAAACGCACGAATATCGCGGTTTATATCACGTTCTAGGAGGGGTGCTGTCTCCTTTAGACAATCGAGGTCCAGAGCATCTATCGATCGCCAAGCTTAAGCAGCGCATCCGCGCGTTAAATATTAAAGAGGTTGTTATCGCTTTAGATTCCACTTTAGAGGGCGATGCTACATCACTTTTTTTGAAGCAGGAGCTGGCCTCTTATGGGATTCAAATATCTCGCCTAGCATTCGGCATTCCAATGGGAAGTTCTTTAGATTATGTCGATGGAGGCACGCTTGCGCGGGCTTTAGCGGGCCGTAACCAGTTTTAA